A segment of the Trifolium pratense cultivar HEN17-A07 linkage group LG7, ARS_RC_1.1, whole genome shotgun sequence genome:
CAAGTCACAACAACAACCAAAGTATTTtgtcaaaagaagaaaaaatatttattttttttattttagtaaataaaacaTGGAAACGTACCTCATAAAATTTCATCAATTACATTACACCTTCCGAAAGactatcaaagaaaaaaaaatggcaaaagATGACACATCATTAACGAGCAATATCTAATCAAATTTGGCTAATTATAGTGACCAGTTATTATAACTTAGTTCATAAGTTAGGAGAATAGTCACACAAAAATAAATCGTGTACATAACTGTGTAAGTGGCGGAATGAAAAGGTAACTTTATTATGTACGAGTAAAACTAAATCGTAATTATccttatttcataaaaaaaataatagtaattatCCTTAAAATAGAAATAGTAATAAAACTTTTTTCAGTTGATAGTGATGATAGCTCAATGAAATAGTAATTGAATacttgtttaaaaataaaataatatattaagtgTTTCCTTTTCGGTGGAGATGTGACGCCTCTCTTTCTTATGGTTTTGGAGTATTTATCTTATTATTTCTTATGACACTTTCTCAGaagaaatatattaatatttgttaaTCAATATATTTATGTGGTTTATTCTCATTAGTTGATAGATAAATACTTCTAaattatgaaataattgagtaaaCCTCACTGTAATTATCCTTGAGTCGTATCGTGTGTTCCCTGCCTACTTGTCATTGCTTATGAGCCATAAACAACACGGCCACATATCTCTTGCTTTTGGCTATGATGTTTCCGAGCTTCCGCAAATGTGTTGATAAGTTGGTTTGTTGGAGTCACCTATTAAAGGTTCAATGACTTTGAATGATGATGGAAATGTGCCCCCTTTCTCGGGATCCAGTGATTTTTGTTGGATCACGGGAGGCAGTCAGAAAACATCTACATTAGCCTCAGAGTActatacaagtgagttgaacactACACTTTTATCCTTTCACTTATAAAATGTCCAACATCCACAACAGTTTTGGATTAcattaaaaattgttgttttggttacaaagtttataattttatattcttAACCGGTGTTTTGAAAATAGTCCTAACAAGTAGAAAAATGATGGTGAGTTTGAGACAGAAATGTCTGATAGAGAGTGGTTGGATGGATGATATCTTTGAGTGTCGGCAAACCTTTGGTTGAAAACGTCCTTCGTTCTTTTTGTTCTAAAGcttttcaaattaaatataatttactttaaaattctatatatatactttACTTTACAAagcaaatatttaatttatttatgatttagCAAGCTGCATTATAcatactttaaaaatatatatatactgcATACTACTAAGGATGCGTATGAGTATGACACATTAGGAACAGTGATCATTTTAATATCTATTAATTACCGTTAGGTGGGTTAGATTATTCTAATCCTAAGTGCAagaaatgacattttttttctcttacgGAAGAAGATATGAAATTTTCGACCAATAATAGATCACTTCAAGTTATAAAGTatatatttatgcaaataaacttaaacattttatttaaaatagtagTAGCAATACAATgagaaataatattaaaaatactttcactgtcccaaaatataagggaaaattgataaaaaaaaaattgatgtatttggttaaaaatttgactagatacatcaactttgttgactaattttctcttatattttgggacggagaaaATAAGGCGCAGAGCATACCCATGAGTTTGGACAAAGGTTACGTTTCTTAGGTTTCCCTCTTTCCACCTGACTTCATATTTTCCTGTCTTCTTTTGTGGATTCCAACTGAATTGTCTAGAATATTGTCCTTGCGAGAGCGTAATCGCTATCATTTGTTTGACGTCCGGCCAAAATTAAGTCATAAAGTATTTAAAACTCATAAATAAGTGTAATAAGTTTGATATTTGacttttatttatcaaaaattgatttaaacaaattattttatgtgTTTCATGGATTATCCGATTGAAAATatagttattaatattattaaatgaCGGTAAAATTTTTGTAGatataatattgtaaaaaagaaTGATCCTCAAAACATGTCGGATCATTTTCTTCAGTTTACCTTTGCTTCTGGTGGTTTCAGAGTGTGTCGCTCCTTCTTACAACTTATTTGACTCTTATGTGTTTGAATTATTTGAAACGAACGAAATTAAAGTttattccaaaactaagaaaAGGTCTTGCCTGTTGTGTTGGACAAGCTTTACTCTTATCCGTAGTTGAAGACAACAAATTCCAATATAGTTTCCAACTATCATAGCCGGTGGTTGAGTCTGTTTACTTGCTTGGGCTTAATGTAACTTTGTAACTTTGTTTTCATGTTTATCTTTGATTGGTGTACTTGTAACCcttttggtgcacaggataagagacaggataagataattgtatcatatcctgtcgcaatccagtgtttggtgatacaacaggatatgataagttaatcctgaagcttatcctatcctgtctctctagttataattcttatcatattagggctcgtttggtgcgcaggatagcatagtgacatgataggatataaaacaggataaggataggataggataacaacaggataacagttatactcagttatcatatcctgtgtttggtgcacacaagataacatatatttaaaatatgataagatatataacatatttaaatgataagatatataacatatttaaatgacaaaattactcttgtaaaacaattgttatttttttaaaattattttgtaatactttgaattttataaataaaaaatataaataagtaatcaaataactttatataatttaaaataaaaaatcatgagaaaataatcaagtttaattttttatatgaatcatgatcaaataaataactcaataatatatacatgttagataagccaaataaatatatgatatatctcatacgtaaataataaaactactattgcaaaataattatatttaattttttataaaatttaaattaatatccctatttgtcaattttttaataatcattttactttaaaatattgtaattttagtaatattttgattttttagaaaatataaattacaaaattaccccaatgagaaaatcacatatatttaaaaattaattattttattatttatattttattaattttattttatgtattttacaatatattttataaaataaatcaataattattttttcttatcctatcctgctggtaacccagctcaaattcaggataagaattataactagagagacaggataggataagcttcaggattaacttatcatatcctgttgtatcaccaaacactggatttcggcaggatatgatacagttatcctatctgtctcttatcctgtgcaccaaacgggcccttattatgagcaaatatatattaaaaacaaaatataatagttatcatatttgttatcatgtgtgcaccaaacataggatatgataactgagtataactgttatcctgctgttatcttatcctatccttatcctgttttatatcatatcctgtcactatgctatcctgctcATCAAACGGGTGGATTtgatttttgtatatatatcattgacttgttaaaaaaatagttaaaaaatataattaaaaaaagggtcatgctaaacagtgcccccggggcacttgttaagcatacctaaaaaggaaataaaaaataaaatttatattgaaaagacaattttttatacttttgaggcattgaatacacgcatttcgagacaaaatttctattttaacatgcttaactagtgccccgggggcactgtttagcattttccttaaaaaaaaaagagaattttaTTATTGCCAGAATTAGAATTTAGAAGGAAGGAGACAGGTACTTGGTTTTAGACAGACTGTCACTTTCTCTATCAGCGGGCTGGTCGGTCACTAGTCAGTATCTTCTacctaattaattttatttccttaGCAATAAAATAAGACTGATATAATCCTAAATAATATAGAAATAAgagataataatatatgaaagcAAAATCACAACCCACATGACTTAAAATATTACCCAATTATTAAGAGAGAACGCCAAGAATGCACCGTCACTACCGTCCAAGAAAAGTAACCAAAAACATTTGTCTTTTCAACCAAATAATTTgaatatccaattaattaaagTATATCAATTGTTTCCCAAAAAACATTTaactcaaaaattaattaacatggACAACTTTAATTCACAATATAGACAGCCAATTCATTGGGGCAACTGGGCAAGTGATAAATGCAATTATCTAAGAACATCcctaatttgaaaaaaaaaaaaagaaattgagattCATTTATACTTAAAAATGTAAGAAAAATACCAATAATATATTGATCCAAATAATAAGGGTTAGGCCAAAAGGAGAGCAACAAGAGTGCTAGACTACATCAAAGTTGTATGTACAGTCAGACAATAATCGGATAACATAATTCAAATTTGAGGCAGACGAACTCCCACCACATGTACAATCCAGGAAATTCAACATAGGGACACGAAACTagattgcaaaaaaaaaaagtgtgattTAGGTGAACTACTTTCCAGATCAACCCACACAAATTAGGTCAAGTCGAAGTaatccaaaaacaaaatgatTTGTGTGTAACAGTTCAAAATTCAAGTAAATTGAAACTAAATATCATCTATATCAATCAAACCTAGGTGCAAAGCATCTAAGGTAAAATAAATGACACGACCGCCAACATATACAGATATTCGCGAGCCCACAACTTCTTGCACCTAAAGACGACAACAAGTAATCACGGTCCTTTCAAGCTAAACAATTAAAAGCCAACAATGAGAAAGACACCAAACATAAGGATATATTTGGACAACTACAACTTGCAACGTAGTGGCTAACCCATGACCATCGTAAACATATGAACAAAGAACCACAATGTTAGCTAAAGAGGGTATCGAAACCCAAAAAGTCAGACCAAACCCAATCAatcaaattgaaaacaaaaaaaaaaatatttattgaacaaCCACAAAGGTGAGAAAAAGGCAACGCAAGCACAATCTCAATGACCCCAAAAGAGATGCGTGCATCGTCCGACAAAAAAAACATCACACCACTAGAGCTATGCTCACGGAGACGAgcaactttttatattttttagttgAACAAAACAATCACCCCAAGAATTTTATACGAATCCTAGCTCCAAAGTAtattagggtccgtttggtgcgcaggataggatagtgacaggatatgatatacaacaggatagtgataggataggatatcagcaggataacagttatcctatcctgtgtttgatgcacacaggataacaaacatgataactattatatcatatttttaatacatatttgttcataccaatatgataagatacataacatatttaaatgacaaaattaccctcgtaaaacaattgttatttgttaaaaattatattgtaatactttgaattttataaataaaaatataaataagtaattgtacaaaaagaaaaagtaatcaaataactttaaattttaaatacaaatcatgagaaaataaacaaattaagttttttatatgaatcatgatcaaataaataactcaattatacatgttagataagctaaataaatatatgatatatgtaaataataaaactaccattgcaaaagaattatatttaagttgttattaaattgaaattaatattcttattttgcaattttttaataattattttaatttaaaatattgtaattttaggagaattttgattttttagattatgtaaattacaaaattacccttgtgagaaaatcacatatatatttaaaaattaattattttattattaatttactatcaaattattttattaattttcaattttttattttaaaatatattttatagaataaatcaacgattttttttttcttatcctatcctgctggtaacccagctcaaattcaggataaagattttaactagagaaacaggataggataagcttcaggattaacttatcatatcatgttgtgtcaccaaacactggattgagacaggatatgatatagttatcctatcctgtctcttatcctgtgcaccaaacgggccagGATTGAGACAGGATTAtatatcctgtgcaccaaacatcGATATATAGGACAGTAACTCCAAAGTACAGTGTActaattaagtaaaataaaatcttcaccagaaaattaaataaaataataattaaaaaaagacaaaaaatatataaaaggaaTCACATGCTAAGACGGCTAAAAACCAGCAAGCAAACACAAATCATGGACTTATAGCTCAAACTCAAGTCATCAGCTCATCTCACATTTACACTTTTCCTTTCTCACTCCTCACACttctagagagagaaagagaaaaacatCATCAGCATTTTTCTCATCGAGTTGAAACCATTTTTGTCGGTGACACAAAAATGAGCATGTATGGTAGAGATCCATGGGGAGGACCATTAGAAATCAATGCAACAGATTCAGCAACAGATGAAGATCGTAGTAGAAACCTTCAAGAATTAGATAGAGCAGCTTTATCAAGACCATTAGATGAAACACAACAAAGTTGGTTATTAGGTCCAacagaacaaaagaaaaagaaaaaatatgtagATCTGGGTTGTATCATTGTTAGTCGAAAGATCTTTGTTTGGACTGTTGGAACTATTCTTGTTGCTGCTTTTATTGCTGGTTTTGTTACTCTTATTGTTAAAACTGTTCCTCGTCATCATCATAAACATCCTCCTCCTGATAATTATACTCTTGCTCTTCATAAAGCTCTTATGTTCTTCAATGCTCAAAAATGTGAGTTTTTCTTTAtacccttttgttttttttagattCAATCTCTCTTTATTTTGTggaagatttgatttttttgatgaaaaatgggttttatttatgttgttttaGTTGATTGCTTGATTTGATTTCTGATTTGTTCTAATTTTGTGTGTGATGTGGAGATTAATTGAGGGAAGTTtggttttttgatttttttaattttctttatgtTATCTAAAATTGATGTGTGAATTTTGTTAGAAAACAGATTTGGTATGTCACTCATAGTgtaaagtttgattttttattaaatggGTTTTTATGTTATAAATTTACTCAATTACTTGATTTGATCTGTGATCCATTTTTACTGTCATATAAGGATTAATAGTgtaaagtttgattttttttaattttgttgatgaaaatggtttctTTAATGTTATCTCAATTTGTTATGTGACTAAAGtgtgaaatttgatttttgatgaaaatcggtttttatgttgttttactTGATTTGTTATGTGgttaattatattttgtctGTCAATTAGGGACTAATGGTGTGAAGTTtgatttttgatgaaaaattgtCTCTTTTTTGTTATCTTAATTTGATTTGTGTTTATGGATTTGTGCAGCTGGGAAACTTCCAAAGCATAACAATGTTTCTTGGAGAGGAAACTCGGGTATGCAAGATGGAAAGGGTCCTGGTGTATCTTCTGTAATCAAGGATCTAGTTGGTGGATACTATGATGCCGGAGATGCCATCAAGTTCAATTTTCCTCAAGCTTATGCTATGACCATGTTGAGTTGGAGTGTCATTGAGTATAGTGCTAAGTATGAAGCTACCGGCGAGCTTAATCATGTTAAGGATATCATTAAATGGGGTACCGATTATTTTCTCAAGACGTTCAATAGTACTGCCGATACCATTACCACACTCGTTGCTCAGGTAATAAAACCATCTTGCTTTCAGttcttgatttggatttgattatctatttatgtttatttgtgtcttttttggTTGATCTTTTTATGATGTGGCATAGAAAGAGAGGATTCGTCGTTAGTTTACTTTAACTGTTGATTTTCTTGGTTGATCATTTATTTTTGCCCTGAATTTATTGTGTAACACGCTTTTAGATGAATGTATCCGAATATAAATCACCTTACATTCAACTCACTTTAGTCAGAATCGATTTTTGTCAccgcaaaaccaaacacacataGTATAATTAGTTCTTTGTGGATCTCATCTGTCGTGCGGATTTATTTTTCTGTCTAAAGTGTTTATTTTGATCAATCATTTGGTTTAGTTAATTTACCTTGTTGATTACTGGAATTCTTTTTGATTGTCGATCTCACGTGTTTGGTGTTCTTTGACAGGTCGGGAGTGGAAATACCGATGATGGAAGTACGACTCCCAACGATCACTACTGCTGGATGCGTCCAGAGGACATTGACTATGAGAGGCCAGTCACTGAATGCCGCAGTTGTTCAGATCTTGCTGCAGAAATGGCCGCTTCCTTGGCTGCTGCATCCATTGTTTTCAAAGACAACAAAGCCTATTCCAAGAAACTTGTTCACGGTGCCACTACACTCTTCAAGTTTTCCAGGGATCAAAGAGGCAGATATAGTGCAGGTAGTTCCGAAGCTGCAACATTCTACAATTCTACCGGCTACTTTGATGAGTTTGTTTGGGGAGGCGCATGGTTGTACTTTGCAACCGGAAATAACTCATACCTTAAGCTTGCTACTAATCCCGGCATTGCTAAGCATGCTGGTGCTTTCTGGGGAGGCCAAGATTACGGGGTATTTAGCTGGGATAATAAGCTTGCTGGTGCTCAGGTATTTATTCTTAATATCATTTGACTAATTTGACTAATTTATTCTTAATATTGTTGCTTATCATAGCAATTTTGGTATTCTGTATATAGGTTCTTCTTAGTCGTTTGAGGTTGTTCTTGAGTCCTGGATATCCGTATGAAGAAATTCTAAGGACCTTCCACAATCAGACCAGCATAGTCATGTGCTCCTAC
Coding sequences within it:
- the LOC123897506 gene encoding endoglucanase 25-like, whose translation is MSMYGRDPWGGPLEINATDSATDEDRSRNLQELDRAALSRPLDETQQSWLLGPTEQKKKKKYVDLGCIIVSRKIFVWTVGTILVAAFIAGFVTLIVKTVPRHHHKHPPPDNYTLALHKALMFFNAQKSGKLPKHNNVSWRGNSGMQDGKGPGVSSVIKDLVGGYYDAGDAIKFNFPQAYAMTMLSWSVIEYSAKYEATGELNHVKDIIKWGTDYFLKTFNSTADTITTLVAQVGSGNTDDGSTTPNDHYCWMRPEDIDYERPVTECRSCSDLAAEMAASLAAASIVFKDNKAYSKKLVHGATTLFKFSRDQRGRYSAGSSEAATFYNSTGYFDEFVWGGAWLYFATGNNSYLKLATNPGIAKHAGAFWGGQDYGVFSWDNKLAGAQVLLSRLRLFLSPGYPYEEILRTFHNQTSIVMCSYLPVFTSFNRTKGGLVQLNHGRPQPLQYVVNAAFLATLYSDYLEAADTPGWYCGPNFFSTEKLREFARTQIDYILGKNPRKMSYIVGFGNHYPKHVHHRGASIPKNKVKYNCKGGWKWRDTSKPNPNTIVGAMVAGPDRHDGFHDVRMNYNYTEPTLAGNAGLVAALVALSGDKSIPIDKNTLFSAVPPMFPTPPPPPAPWKP